The genomic region ATTAAGGATCAATTGGAAATGATAGAGTCATATTCTATTGGCCCGGTTGTTCTTGACacaacataataataaaaaaaattaaagtagaaTTAATGTCTTGGAAAAAATAGATTCTACTTCTCATGATTCTAATAAAGCAGCTTTCTAAGTGGACAAaccttttataaataaaataactcggtaaaacaattaaatataacCGATAGATATATggttagaaaataaatctcgTCTtgtattaaactaaatttaatacGACAACTCTATATGAATGGAACCTAGATAGAAAGATAGAAAGTCTTAGGACTCCTTTAGTAGATGACTATGGCAGCAAATGCCTATAGAATCCAAAATAAAGCTGGTGATAAAGCTATCGTTGAACTccttattttagatttttcaaGACAACTCAAGGGTTGGTGGATTACCATTTGATCCCTAGATAACACCTAGGCACCTTGAATGCAGTCCAAATAGATGAATCAGGTAATCTAATCCTAGATGAACTTGGATAGGTTATCCAGGATACCGTAAAAACCCTGATGTACACCATCTCTTTCTACTTCATTCGAGACTCTTCGCATCTTAAGGATAAAAATGTAGAATTATTATCCAActtaagatataaaataactaagtgATTTGGTATAAGACTACCTTCCTAACTAGAATCATGCTCAGGGAGGATCCAAACTTTtcgaaaaaaaagaagttcgTAGCAGGACTCTTGATCCTTCTAGTTGAAACGGTCagaaatagaattaaaaaagaacattTGGAACCCACAAGATTGACTGTAACAACTTGACATATGGAGAACTGGTAAGTTTTACCCAACTTGATATATAGACGATGTTTTAGTATTTTCAGAGGCTATAGTACAACACTTTAAATACTTGAAAACCTTCTTCGTTATAACCAGAAAAATAACTTAGTGGTATCCAAAGCTAAAGTGGTCCTGTtacagaaaaaaaattaagatttttaagaCATCACATCACACGAGAATGATAACTCTAATAGAAAGGTCTTGGAGTTTGCAAacaaatttcttaataaaatccTAGATAAACAACAGTTGCAAATATTTCTaggaattttaaattatgtgaTAAATTTATGTCTTAGTATAAACCTCTTAGCTAAATTTTTGCATGATAggcttaaaaatatttagtaatctGGATAGATAAGCATACTAAAACagtttaaagaattaaaacctTAGTCTTAGAAATCTTTTGCCTTCACTTAGCGGACCCTactctaataaaaatagtaaaaattgaTACTTGAGATACAAAATGGACATGAGTGTATCATCCAATTCATTTATGCATATTAGAatgattatcaaaaaaattattccattataataaaaaaatcttgaGCATTGTCATGTACatctaaaattttcaaagtgatttgctcaaattaatatttttacttcgtattgattgtaaatctattaaaattttttacaaaaaggatgttcaaaatattatatcaaaatagACTTTTACCATATTGCATGCTATTCTTTCACTATTTGATTCTGAAATAGAATTTATCAAAGGCGATATAAGTTCAATTCTAAATTTTCTAACTCGAGAATTTTTGTAAGATAGATAAATggtttgaaaaaaattaaggaacaATGGTTCAAATTGAACCAGAAAATCCAAATAAAACTCTAAATAAAATTCCAAACATAAAACCTATCTCATCTTTTCAACTAATAACCTCATGGATTGAAGCAGTGAAAAAAGATGAAGGTGCTCAAACCAGTGCCTCTTTCTCATCCCTAAAACAGCAACAAGTTTAAACATGGGTTGAATACATTTACTAAACAACCTGAGCTCACAACTTGTGAACTTAGCATTATTTCAAATCCTGAGAAAAAAATTCCTTTCTCAAGAAAATTCTCAAaacacaattaaaataatttctccaAATACCTAAATTGGTTTTTTCCCAATTTGagtatttttatagaaaaatctCCAAAATATTATCATGATGGAAGCTTTATAATTTACAACTAAAagctttattattaaaaacttaCAGAGGTTTTAAATTCTTGATTATTATTGTTACAAGAAAAGATATACACTTGAGATACAGTGTTTggttttaaaacaaaaataaaaataaaaaaaatctttctaaaagttataaaaaaataaacttaagaGATGAAATTCTGCTTTTTATAATTCTTGGAACTAACTTCTATCTTCCTCTTGCTTGggttttctcttttataaaaGTCTTGGGGTGTTCTTCCCCATAACAGGAGGTGGACGCTAGCTCATCTTCATATGAAGTGGTCCTAAAAGATAAGTATTTCAGCTTATTTTTACATGGAGTTGTTTTTATCCTCTTGTATTGGTAAGAAatgcattttaaaaaaaaagtctataaaaattttaaaagttttgtataatataatattttttttattttattagaccACCATGTTGATTTTCAGTCCATCAATCCtaagttaaatatatacagGCACATTGGGTTGTTTAAAGTTTTATATACAAGCCCATTGAGTTGTACAAAGAatatttttctagaaaaaaaaacaatgcctaagaaattctttaattttatttacatgaAATGCAATATTTCGCACTcgtattactttttttttataaatatgaaatacaatttatcattttattttttttagtggCATATATGTGAAAAgatattcttatattaataaatataattatattaattgataaataattatatatatatatattcgatactcttaaatttgtaaatttacCACCAATTATATgcattaaaataagaaaaagaaacatgtggagaaaaagtatttttgtttttctaaacATTTcttgtaataattaataattataaggaatttcttaaaattttattaattattaattattcaataaaaaatagaattagttattgaaaatttagagatatttttatctaaatttggTATACACACCACAGTTACAAGTATCATGAGTATTTTACAGTTTGACAGTGAATAATTGTCACATATactttatgaatttgataaatagaTAAGAACAATACCTTAAATCTAGATAttcattttttgaaaatttattaattaatataatcattaattttgttaattttaaatataagaaaatgaattaaaataccaTGGCAGCTAGACagtccatatatatatatatctctgcGCGCGCATGGGTTTGTATTCTTAATATGGGAACTTGAAAAGTAAGTCACAATGTGGAACTGGAGGCATGCATGCATGGGTTTTAAGGCTTCAACTAGCAGTTGTTGCTCGTTTTCTTAGCTATCCTTTCTAATGGGTActctttgaattattattattattataggcCATGTACTAGTGGATTCAAATTCCACAATAAAGCCTGGATCTAGTTGCTGCCTTGTTATTCAATTGAATCCTTTCTTAATAAGTTtggtaaaagaaagaagaaagaaaacgaGGATTCATAGGCGGTCAAAGTGGTGGTAAGAATAGGAAAACAGAAGTTAgtattttcctttcatttttgtgTGGTAATTAATTGGCATAGGTGTAAGCGGATGATGCGGGAAACTTAGTGGTTTTTGTTATGGCATGGAGGAGAATATATTTGGTATAAAAGGGGAGGCTACGGATACCCCATGCAAAAGGgtagaagaagagaaataacttcttcttcttcttccattaGAGACTGGTAAAGCACATTCTTAATTCTATAGGGGGTGGGCAAGGGTTGATTTCACTTCTTTtaacagaaaaattaaaaggtgGGGGGGAAAGATGGCTGGGGTGATGCTGATGCTATTTTTATGTCTCTCTGCTGGGTCATTACTACAGGTCCATGGCGAAGACCCTTACTTGTTTTTCACATGGAACGTTACCTATGGTACCCTTTCTCCTTTGGGAGTTCCCCAGCAAGTCATTCTCATCAACAATCAATTTCCTGGACCTGTCATCAACTCTACCAGCAACAACAATGTCGTTATCAATGTCTTCAATAACATTGATGAGCCATTCCTTTTGACATGGTATCtcttttttacttcttttcttttccatcaCCTGTTTCTTGATTTAtaagattaaagcttaatcaatttgtaaaaaaagcaaaggaattaataaaaataatgtttacTAGTTGCTTTGTTTTAACTCTCAAATCTTTTTGGTATAGGAGTGGTGTCCAACAGAGAAAGAACTCATGGCAGGAAGGAGTGCTCGGAACCAACTGCCCCATCCCCCCTGGAACCAACCACACCTATCATTTCCAAGTCAAGGACCAAATTGGCAGCTTCATCTACTACCCAAGCACAGCCATGCACAGAGCAGCTGGAGGCTTTGGTGGCCTTCACATCAATAGCCGTTTGTTAATTCCTGTCCCTTATCCCGATCCTGAGGATGACTACACCGTCATTGTTAATGACTGGTACACAAAGAGCCATACAAGTCTTAGGAAATCCTTGGATAGTGGAGTTTCTATTGGTAGGCCAGAAGGCGTCCTCATTAATGGCAAAACTGCCAAGGGTAATGGCAAGGATAAGCCTCTCTTTACAATGAAGCCTGGAAAGACATACAAGTATAGGATCTGCAACGCTGGGCTCAAGACATCCATTAACTTTAGGATTCAAGGTCACACAATGAAGCTTGTGGAGATGGAGGGCTCCCATGTGGTGCAGAATATATATGAATCCCTTGATGTGCATGTCGGGCAGTGCTTTAGCGTGCTTGTCACTGCTAACCAGGCTCCCAAGGATTACTACATGGTGGCTTCCACCAGATTCCTGAAGACAGTCCTCGTTGGCAAGGGCATAGTTCGGTACACCAATGGCAAAGGACAAGCATCACCTGTGCTCCCCAAGGCACCTGTTGGATGGGCTTGGTCTCTCAATCAATTCCGTTCCTTTCGCTGGAATCTCACAGCCAGTGCTGCCAGGCCCAATCCTCAAGGTTCTTACCATTATGGATCGATCAATATCACCCGGACTATCAAGCTCGTAAACTCAGCCAGCACGACCGGCGGCAAGCTTCGTTATGCCATCAACAGTGTTTCCCATGTTGAACCAGAGACCCCGCTCAAGCTTGCCGAGTATTTTGGCGTTGCAAACAAGGTCTTCAAGTATGATACAATTCAGGATAATCCACCAGCTAAAATTGGCAAAATCGTCTCACAGCCCAATGTTCTCAACATGACATTCCGTAACTTCGTGGAGATCATCTTTGAGAACCCTGAGAAGAGCATACAATCTTGGCACTTGGATGGATATTCTTTCTTCGTAGTAGCGTAagtattaattcttttttttttttttaatttgattcaatAGATATAAGATTGCATGTCTTATTTACTAAAACGTATATACATTGACAACAGCGTGGAGCCTGGCACATGGACTCCTGAGAAGAGGAAGAATTACAATCTTCTGGATGCAGTGAGTAGAACCACCGTTCAGGTGTTCCCCAAATCATGGGCAGCAATCCTATTGACTTTCGACAATGCTGGAATGTGGAACATCAGGTCTGAGATGTGGGAGAGGACATACCTCGGCCAACAACTTTATGCAAGTGTTCTTTCTCCTGCACGCTCTCTTAGGGATGAATACAACATTCCTGACAATGCTTTGCTTTGTGGCCTTGTCAAAGGTTTACCTAAGCCCCCACCCTACACCATTTAATCTCCCAAACCGCCATTCTGCTATCACTAGATATATGCCATATTCCCGGACTTCTGATCAATGATAGATGGTGATCAATTAAGCGATATATTCTGTTATGTGCTCTCCTTTTCCAAATggcaataataattttattaattcttgtTCATCATGCTTGCCCCTTGCTCCCTTCTGTGGTCAGTCAGTTTGCGGCTGTCCCTTGTTCTTggcctttttcattttttaaaatacatattaattaacTATGACCATCTCCACAATGCAATGGTTAGTCCagagaaaatacaaaattgaAAACTAAACTTTAACGGGAAATAAGCATTCGACTTAAtccttcaattttttaattttattttattcaactctttaatttatatattttgttttattaaatctttatacgtttatttttacttttattgagaTATAATAGTccttaataaaagaaataaaaatataaaagcttaataaaataaataaaaatctcataaatacatataaaattttttaataaaattaaaaataaaaatatagaaattcaataaattaaattaaaaatttaataatttaataagattagaaatttaataatgagtttttccTAATAATAACAATGTAATATACTCCTAAAGTAATGTTTTACTATTAGTAATATGGTCTAATACTCTTGCCAATACATTATTCTCATTCTATTCCGAATTATAATttccaataaaaaatatagctCCATGAACAAAATTATGTCGGATGAGCTAactctattaaaaaaaataataataatactatgtTCATAACAACTATAAATGGAAGGAATTAGAATCATATTCTAATACGGATAATGACTTGAGAAATCCTGAAATTTTATTGGTTCttacaaataaattcaaaaagcaTTTTCTTACaatcaaattttagaaatttttaaaagaatcctttattaattgatcatcaatatatatatatatatatatattttacattccAATCCTTaagctttttaaaaatatatataattttgaaccTTTTTTGTCTAAtcttttcataatattttgaaaaatgaaatacTTTCTAAAATCACAgggagaaaaataaagtttcaCCCAATAATACCAATCAATCCTTTTCAATGAGACTATATTTTCATCAAACTATGTTACTACTTTCAACAACTTCTTTCATCAATTATACTTCACTCATTTTTTGCTTATATTTAATCTTCTTtgtttcagaaaaaaaaaaaaaaaaacaattatattattttttgttgataTGTTGTTAGATTACTTTGAAAAAtggtaatttaatatattaaacatatataatacCTTAATGACATAAAATGTCTAGAAAAGATTGTATGCATTggattttagaattagaattgaGTAAACTATTTTATCCAATGAATTGTTTTGTTGTATTCATTTCAAGAATCAATCAATTACAATATTGCTTCTACAACATTTCGTCAGCTCatttctctcttctctctctatAACTACTTCCTTCCTTCCTTCTCGTTTTTCTGTAACTACCTTCTACTTCTCcaatcatcatcttcttcttctcttctatTCCACTGCTACTGTTATTCTTGAGTCATAGCTATGGTGAGGCATAACATTCGGCTCTAATAAGTAGGAAGACAGTTTGCACCATTCTTAGTATAAAGGAATCTTGTTCAATATCCAAGTACATTGGAGTACCATTTGAATAGGTTGATTAAAAAAGAGATTCATGCAATggaatgtttttttttctattgataGACAGAATGATCAAATGTCTGTAATCCTGGAAAAGGAAATTCTTATAAGAAGCTGCGTGAGAAATCCTGCTCCAATCAGAATTTCGTTGATTGGATTAACAAGATTGATAATAAGGCATTTTAGTTACAGAACGGTGTTCAATATGCAGCTGTAAGATGGCAATGGAAATTGCAGCTCGAAGCCAGACTAACGTCCTATACTCAACAGCAGAAAGTGGAAAAGCAAATGCAAGAACATCATTCTTCATTTCTGCAATTATAAGAAGACTGTTACAACCAAATGACCAGAACAAACGTTTGACTTTGAAGCTGGACAAGAACATCTAGAATGGCATTATTGCAAATGTAACAAGGGTGCCAAACTATCAAACAGACAATTACAAGTATCTGGATTTGTTTCTTCTATTATTCCCTATTTAAAGTTTCTGGCTACTATCCCCGAATCTTTTCTGTTCATCACACAGAGAAATCGGATTATTTTCAGACTCGAATTAAAGAAGGGAAGAATTTTACAAGAAACAAATGAAGCATAATCTCACCCATAATCAAACACCTATTTGCAGCATAAACCAACCACCTtagcaaatataaaaatcagtTCCATCAAGAGACAAGAGTCATCAGCCTTTAGATTCTGCACA from Ricinus communis isolate WT05 ecotype wild-type chromosome 9, ASM1957865v1, whole genome shotgun sequence harbors:
- the LOC8282140 gene encoding L-ascorbate oxidase homolog, which codes for MAGVMLMLFLCLSAGSLLQVHGEDPYLFFTWNVTYGTLSPLGVPQQVILINNQFPGPVINSTSNNNVVINVFNNIDEPFLLTWSGVQQRKNSWQEGVLGTNCPIPPGTNHTYHFQVKDQIGSFIYYPSTAMHRAAGGFGGLHINSRLLIPVPYPDPEDDYTVIVNDWYTKSHTSLRKSLDSGVSIGRPEGVLINGKTAKGNGKDKPLFTMKPGKTYKYRICNAGLKTSINFRIQGHTMKLVEMEGSHVVQNIYESLDVHVGQCFSVLVTANQAPKDYYMVASTRFLKTVLVGKGIVRYTNGKGQASPVLPKAPVGWAWSLNQFRSFRWNLTASAARPNPQGSYHYGSINITRTIKLVNSASTTGGKLRYAINSVSHVEPETPLKLAEYFGVANKVFKYDTIQDNPPAKIGKIVSQPNVLNMTFRNFVEIIFENPEKSIQSWHLDGYSFFVVAVEPGTWTPEKRKNYNLLDAVSRTTVQVFPKSWAAILLTFDNAGMWNIRSEMWERTYLGQQLYASVLSPARSLRDEYNIPDNALLCGLVKGLPKPPPYTI